The following proteins are encoded in a genomic region of Alteromonadaceae bacterium 2753L.S.0a.02:
- a CDS encoding OmpA family protein, with protein sequence MNKQMMNGIASAMISMGLLTSPVLASAYAGYVSRGYSRQNQLKSTHSGEPNTTTAQAISEHASKRIKTSDLLHGKKAQARTTLQISRPKMRDQNFSQENKSNKLSIKQHLPVKELLVIDAATPDKHLFYKDLKPGVDVVLIDAESDGLTQLHAALKNYKNLDALHVVAHANDGHVKLGSSTLSESSLNENLELLKQLDDSIADNGDVLFFGCNLAKGEAGEKLLDLIANKANVDVAASNDLTGNPSAGGDWELEVVRGNIASSAPFSEYALKDFSSVLIDYTPADFCTHNSGFCGGNSTETSSDGYLILSGDGTEIRRLVPASHIYTYKSTGYTGAYMQLTATGGLSSFNLTAMTLDSYVDSCSSITITNNNGDTIDSFSSPGTGDHTVTVGTNTTGITSVRMTATGCANSNGFGLKSLSITPASDSTPPTISSVSIPNSAMKVGDVVTASITVTSDTDDYTTGSGGISGTIGGFTLGSLSRISSTSYTAQFTITNGGTDVAAGSNVPVNFTLTDSSGNTSSAFTTAISQASDSIDANIPTITSMTIPNAAAKVGDALTVSILAGEAGLTFISGSVNGVTITGFSDDTGGNYSATYTVAEGNTDRAAGDDIPVSLILQDSSGNNSNTYTTAISQASDSIDANSPTVTNVSIPNSAMKIGDAVSVSITAGEAGLSLNSGTVNGVSVTGFSDDGGGFYSATYTVAEGNTDRAAGDSIPVSFILDDSASNSSSTYTTAITQNADSIDANSPSISSVSIPNSAASVGDAITVTITAGETGLSLNTGTVNGVAVTGFTDNADNTYTATYTVAEGNTDRAAGDSIPVSFILDDSASNSSSTYTTAITQNADSIDANSPSISGVSIPNSAASVGDAIAVTITAGETGLSLNTGTVNGVAVTGFTDNADNTYTATYTVAEGHTDRAAGDDIPVSFILDDSSGNSSSAYTTAISQNADAIDANSPTISNVSIPNSAMKVGDAVTVTITAGETGLSLNSGTVNGVAVTGFTDNADNTYSATYTVAEGHTDRAAGDTIPVSFVLDDSNGNASSTYTTAISQNADSIDANSPTVSAVSIPNSAAKVGDAITVTITAGETGLSLNTGTVNGVAVSGFTDNADNTYTATYTVVEGNTDRAAGDSIPVSFILDDSAGNSSSTYTTAITQNADSIDANSPTISNVSIPNASAKVGDAITVTITAGETGLSLNSGTINGVAVTGFTDNADNTYSATYTVAEGNTDRAAGDNIPVSVMLSDVAGNTSSAFTTAISQAGDAIDANTPTVAEVTAVTTPANDSTPNVTFSTNETGTLSVGGSCGTSSSTTIGSTGNQTITLTQSDNSTPLTEGSYTDCTVAVTDAVGNVSSAVTLSSFSIDLTAPSLSEITAVSTPGNDSTPTVTFSTDETGTLSLGGSCGTSSSTTLSSTGNHTITLTQTDNSTALADGTYTNCTVTVTDAVGNASSALSLTSFTVDLTAPTVAEVTPVTTPGNDNTPSVTFSTNETGTLALGGSCGTSSSTTISSTGNHTITLTQTDNSTALTDATYSDCTLTITDSAGNANSPVTLTSFVVDTTAPTLAEVTAVTTPGNDTTPNVTFSSNEAGTLVMGGSCGTSSSTAVSSGNNTLTLTQTDNSTALGEGTFSNCTVTVTDAAGNASSALSLSSFTVDTTAPSLAEATAVVTPGNDNTPDVTISSDEDGTLAIGGSCGSGSEGAVSAGNITLALTQTDNSTALSDGTFSDCTATVTDAAGNASSALALSGFVVDTAAPTLAEVTAVTSPTSDNTPDVVFSTTEAGNVSIGGSCGTSSSTSVTSGNNTLTLTATDNSTALSDNTYNDCTLTVTDASGNASSALTLSSFIVDIAAPTVAEVTAVTTPGNDTTPSVTISSSEAGTLAVDGSCGSSDEGAISAGNTTITLTATDNSSALSDGTYSDCTVTVTDAVSNASNVLTLASFTIDASAPSLGTNSSLTVNEGDSGSTLGSSQLSASDNLSDAANTTYTLVSVVSNGTLRNNGSALSNGSTFTQADIANNLVTYDHDGGETSSDSFTFTLSDALGNVNNNSSANFSYSISVTAVNDAPSTTDDTASTNEDNAVMVDVLANDADSDDSINAASVTVVTAPTDGSTSINTGTGVITYTPDADFNGSDSFTYTVQDATGDTSAEANVSITVNAVNDAPVASNDMVNTDINTAVSIDVAANDSDVDTGDSVDTTTLAIISGASNGSAVVNAGQIDYTPNTDYLGSDSFTYTIDDSNGATSNVATVTISVIDPNTAPSVANDTASTDEDNAVVVNVLSNDNDPDGSLVPSSVTVVSNASNGSTSVNATTGAITYTPAADFNGSDSFTYTVEDDIGAVSSAATVTITVNSINDAPVANNDMVTLLEDASLSINVLGNDSDVDGTLNAASLTVVTNATSGVAVLDGNNILYTPLDDFAGSDSFTYTVEDNDGLVSNTATVTLTVDPVNDAPLANADSYTIVANAASVLDITSNDSDIDGTLDAASISFVAMPSQGTLSNNNDGTVTYTPAAGVNPLVGDSFSYTIDDNSGSTSATATVTINFEPASVPVLSGTPDTEVIEGESYSFTPTITGADSLYVLTYSITNAPAWASFDTTSGELSGDPLAANVGTTSGIVISVTDGVNTASLPAFDLEVIADIDSDGDTISDHQEDLDGTDPSDPLDYLDLTPPEVMPPADVLLDANALFTPVTLAQVLSLPADATETDITQAINDLVSDNVDGVGCCDLTPSGLVNGMFLLPPGDNVISWQAEDFMNNTTSVSQHVYVRPLVTFSKNQVAVEGTSVSLRILLNGKAPFYPFEVPYVIDSSSTATASDHNLQDGSVTFATGQTSATITFNTLSDSTAENDETLVLRLDDHTTNAQDLQDGFDADIYDINAGVPARFTLTIVERNVAPKLQLSIQQNGQNTIQVTPNGGDVRVTASVTDPNINDSFTLDWTGTDNALTDTSSASETYVFSPTSLSPGRYKVKAKATDSSSATNSAVLHFRVVAALPELSPQNDSDNDGIDDSTEGTADNDDDGIPDYLDNIALPNVLPEQANETNSFLVECDPGVRCRLGEFSIGSQNGGAHLSDDELPLLEGLSDDKGYTSRGIFDFELADLPEAGQTTSVVIPQLVAIPANAVYRKFANNEWRDFVEDANNLLHSAAGTEGFCPPPGDDAWQPGLTEGHWCVQLTIEDGGPNDADGEVNNSVADPGGVATRNARTLKTGGGSFGMALLAMLAALMLSRRFKKGAGGMAVLACVMLLPGESRAQQYPYFVELSAHRSASTQSASQFTSDMEKNSVTATVLDYDSQSMGYQLNFGYQYNTYLAAIVGYLDLGKAAVEMEFLDEDDNVVSKALEESYPHLGKGLIANARFSYPLDDYFSLYADLGVNFWYSKIFVVNSDLEGEVTGVDPWGGVGAKIQYQHFSVRFSYQVFKLKNVGADTLGFGLGYAF encoded by the coding sequence ATGAATAAGCAAATGATGAATGGTATCGCCTCTGCGATGATTTCAATGGGTTTGTTAACGTCGCCGGTTCTTGCAAGTGCTTACGCGGGCTATGTTAGCCGCGGTTATAGCCGACAGAATCAACTCAAATCCACTCATTCTGGGGAACCGAACACCACTACCGCACAGGCGATTTCCGAGCACGCCTCAAAGCGTATAAAAACATCCGATTTGCTTCATGGCAAAAAAGCGCAAGCTAGAACAACGCTACAAATATCTCGCCCCAAAATGCGGGATCAAAATTTTTCCCAGGAAAATAAATCGAACAAACTTTCGATAAAACAACATTTACCCGTTAAAGAACTGCTGGTGATTGATGCCGCCACACCAGACAAACATCTTTTTTACAAAGACCTTAAACCTGGCGTTGATGTTGTGCTCATTGATGCTGAGAGCGATGGCTTAACGCAACTTCACGCAGCACTCAAAAATTATAAAAACCTGGACGCACTCCACGTTGTCGCCCATGCCAACGATGGGCATGTAAAACTCGGCTCATCAACACTTTCCGAAAGCTCTTTGAACGAAAACCTCGAACTTCTGAAACAACTCGACGACAGTATTGCAGACAATGGCGACGTGCTTTTTTTCGGATGTAATTTGGCTAAAGGCGAAGCGGGTGAAAAGCTGCTGGATTTAATTGCCAATAAGGCAAATGTCGATGTCGCGGCTTCGAACGATCTGACGGGTAACCCCAGCGCTGGCGGTGACTGGGAACTGGAAGTTGTGCGCGGCAATATCGCAAGCAGCGCACCCTTTTCAGAATATGCGCTTAAAGATTTTTCTTCTGTATTGATAGACTACACACCAGCGGATTTCTGCACCCATAACTCAGGGTTCTGCGGTGGTAATTCCACCGAAACTTCCTCCGATGGCTACTTGATATTATCGGGAGACGGGACAGAAATTCGCCGTTTGGTGCCCGCATCCCATATCTACACCTATAAAAGTACAGGATACACCGGCGCCTACATGCAGCTTACTGCCACAGGGGGGTTATCAAGCTTTAACCTCACAGCTATGACCCTGGATTCTTACGTTGACTCTTGCTCAAGCATCACCATCACCAATAACAACGGCGACACCATCGATTCTTTTTCATCACCGGGAACCGGCGACCATACAGTAACGGTAGGGACTAATACCACGGGGATTACAAGCGTTAGAATGACGGCGACCGGCTGTGCTAACAGCAATGGCTTCGGTTTAAAGTCACTCTCCATTACCCCGGCCTCAGATTCTACCCCCCCAACCATATCCAGTGTTAGCATTCCCAATTCCGCCATGAAAGTGGGCGACGTGGTAACAGCGAGCATTACCGTAACCTCCGACACCGACGACTACACCACCGGCAGCGGCGGTATAAGCGGTACTATTGGTGGGTTCACACTGGGCAGCCTTTCAAGAATCAGCAGTACCAGCTACACCGCGCAATTCACAATTACCAACGGCGGCACGGACGTGGCGGCGGGCAGCAATGTGCCCGTGAACTTTACCTTAACCGATAGCTCTGGCAATACCAGTTCAGCTTTTACAACAGCGATTAGTCAGGCGTCGGATTCCATCGATGCCAATATCCCAACAATTACCAGTATGACGATTCCCAATGCCGCTGCGAAGGTGGGGGATGCGCTTACAGTAAGTATCTTGGCGGGCGAGGCTGGACTAACCTTCATCTCCGGCTCCGTAAACGGAGTTACTATCACGGGGTTTTCTGATGACACTGGCGGCAATTACTCAGCAACTTATACTGTGGCAGAAGGCAATACAGACCGAGCGGCTGGAGATGACATTCCAGTAAGTTTAATTCTGCAGGATAGCAGCGGAAACAACAGTAACACCTACACAACGGCCATATCACAAGCCAGTGATTCAATCGACGCCAATTCTCCTACCGTAACCAACGTCAGCATCCCCAATAGTGCTATGAAAATAGGCGATGCCGTTTCGGTAAGCATTACCGCTGGAGAAGCCGGTCTCTCCTTGAACAGTGGCACCGTAAACGGTGTAAGCGTCACTGGGTTTTCGGATGATGGCGGTGGTTTCTATTCGGCCACCTACACGGTCGCCGAAGGCAATACAGACCGAGCCGCGGGGGATTCAATTCCCGTGAGTTTTATTCTGGACGACAGCGCTAGTAACTCCAGCTCTACCTATACCACCGCCATTACACAAAATGCCGATTCGATCGATGCGAATTCACCATCCATTAGCAGTGTTTCCATTCCCAACTCGGCCGCCAGCGTAGGCGATGCTATTACCGTCACCATTACTGCAGGGGAAACGGGGCTTTCTCTTAACACCGGCACAGTCAACGGGGTTGCGGTTACCGGGTTTACCGATAACGCCGACAACACCTATACGGCCACATACACCGTGGCAGAAGGCAATACTGACCGAGCCGCGGGGGATTCAATTCCCGTGAGTTTTATTCTGGACGACAGCGCTAGTAACTCCAGCTCTACCTATACCACCGCCATTACACAAAATGCCGATTCGATCGATGCGAATTCACCATCCATAAGCGGTGTTTCCATACCCAACTCGGCCGCCAGCGTGGGCGATGCTATTGCCGTCACCATTACTGCAGGGGAAACCGGGCTTTCTCTTAACACCGGCACAGTCAACGGGGTTGCGGTTACCGGGTTTACCGATAACGCCGACAACACCTACACGGCAACATACACCGTCGCTGAAGGCCACACCGACCGCGCCGCTGGAGACGATATACCGGTAAGTTTTATCCTGGACGACAGCAGTGGCAACTCCAGCTCCGCATACACCACGGCAATTTCTCAAAATGCGGATGCCATAGACGCCAATTCGCCCACAATCTCGAACGTCAGCATTCCGAATAGCGCTATGAAAGTAGGCGATGCCGTAACGGTAACGATTACCGCCGGGGAAACCGGGTTGTCTCTTAATAGCGGCACAGTGAATGGTGTGGCAGTGACTGGCTTTACCGACAATGCCGATAACACCTACTCAGCCACTTACACCGTGGCAGAAGGCCATACCGACCGAGCTGCGGGCGATACCATTCCAGTAAGTTTTGTTTTGGACGACAGCAATGGTAACGCCAGCTCCACCTACACAACCGCCATTTCCCAAAATGCAGACTCCATCGACGCCAATTCACCGACGGTGAGCGCCGTGTCGATTCCAAACTCAGCAGCTAAGGTGGGAGACGCTATTACCGTCACCATTACGGCGGGAGAAACTGGCCTTTCTCTTAACACCGGCACTGTAAACGGGGTTGCGGTAAGCGGCTTTACCGACAATGCCGATAACACCTATACCGCCACCTACACCGTGGTAGAAGGGAATACCGACAGAGCTGCGGGTGATTCAATTCCCGTGAGTTTTATTCTGGACGACAGCGCTGGCAACTCCAGTTCCACCTACACCACGGCCATTACTCAAAACGCAGATTCCATTGATGCCAATTCACCGACAATCAGTAATGTTTCCATCCCCAATGCCTCGGCAAAAGTGGGCGATGCTATTACGGTAACGATCACTGCCGGGGAAACCGGGCTGTCTCTGAACAGCGGCACCATCAATGGCGTCGCTGTTACGGGCTTTACCGACAACGCCGACAACACTTACTCGGCCACCTATACCGTGGCTGAAGGCAATACCGATCGTGCCGCGGGAGACAATATTCCAGTAAGCGTTATGCTCAGCGACGTAGCTGGGAACACCAGTTCTGCCTTCACAACGGCGATTTCCCAGGCTGGTGATGCCATTGATGCCAACACACCGACGGTTGCGGAAGTAACGGCCGTTACCACACCCGCCAATGACAGCACACCGAACGTGACCTTCTCCACCAACGAAACCGGTACCCTGTCGGTCGGCGGCAGTTGCGGCACCAGCTCGTCAACCACCATTGGCTCCACCGGTAATCAAACCATCACCTTAACGCAAAGCGACAACAGCACTCCGTTAACAGAAGGCAGCTACACCGACTGTACGGTTGCCGTGACAGACGCTGTAGGCAACGTGAGCAGTGCGGTCACCCTGAGCAGTTTCAGCATCGACCTTACAGCACCATCGTTAAGTGAAATTACCGCAGTAAGTACCCCCGGCAACGACAGCACACCCACAGTGACTTTCTCTACCGATGAAACCGGTACGCTGTCGCTGGGTGGCAGTTGCGGCACCAGCAGTTCAACAACCCTAAGCTCAACGGGTAATCACACCATTACGCTTACGCAAACCGATAACAGCACAGCACTGGCCGATGGCACTTACACTAACTGCACAGTGACAGTGACCGACGCTGTGGGTAATGCCAGCAGCGCCTTGAGCCTTACCAGCTTCACTGTCGATTTAACCGCACCCACGGTAGCCGAAGTCACCCCGGTAACCACCCCCGGCAACGACAACACCCCGTCGGTGACCTTCTCCACCAACGAAACCGGCACACTCGCACTGGGCGGCAGTTGTGGCACCAGCTCGTCGACCACCATCAGCAGCACGGGCAACCACACCATTACCCTCACCCAAACCGATAACAGCACCGCGCTTACGGATGCCACCTACAGCGACTGTACCCTCACCATCACCGACAGCGCAGGCAACGCCAACAGCCCGGTCACCCTCACCAGCTTTGTGGTGGATACCACCGCGCCAACTTTGGCAGAAGTGACTGCGGTCACCACCCCCGGCAACGACACCACACCGAACGTGACCTTCTCCAGTAACGAAGCCGGTACGCTGGTAATGGGTGGCAGTTGCGGCACCTCCAGTAGCACGGCGGTAAGTTCGGGCAACAACACCCTTACTCTCACCCAAACCGATAACAGCACCGCGCTGGGTGAAGGCACTTTCAGTAACTGTACCGTGACCGTGACCGACGCGGCGGGCAATGCCAGCAGTGCTTTAAGCCTGAGCAGTTTCACGGTGGATACCACCGCACCCTCGCTGGCAGAAGCGACCGCCGTAGTGACCCCCGGCAACGACAACACACCCGATGTAACCATTTCCAGCGATGAAGATGGCACACTAGCCATTGGCGGCAGTTGTGGCAGTGGCAGCGAAGGCGCAGTAAGCGCAGGCAACATCACCCTCGCGCTGACGCAAACCGACAACAGCACGGCACTGAGCGATGGCACCTTCAGTGACTGTACCGCAACGGTAACCGATGCCGCAGGCAATGCCAGTTCGGCGTTGGCACTCAGCGGCTTTGTGGTGGATACCGCAGCGCCGACGCTCGCAGAAGTGACCGCCGTAACCAGCCCCACCAGCGATAACACGCCAGACGTGGTGTTCAGCACCACCGAAGCTGGCAACGTGAGTATTGGTGGCAGTTGTGGTACTTCGAGTAGCACCAGTGTGACCAGTGGCAACAACACCTTAACGCTCACCGCAACCGATAACAGCACCGCCTTGAGCGATAACACCTATAACGACTGTACGCTAACGGTTACCGATGCCTCCGGCAATGCCAGCAGCGCGTTAACGCTTTCCAGCTTTATTGTGGACATCGCCGCACCCACGGTGGCTGAAGTGACCGCCGTGACTACACCGGGCAACGACACAACGCCAAGCGTGACCATTTCCAGCAGTGAAGCAGGCACCCTGGCGGTGGATGGCAGTTGTGGCAGCAGTGATGAAGGGGCGATTAGTGCGGGTAACACCACCATCACCCTCACCGCAACCGACAACAGTAGCGCTTTGAGCGACGGCACTTACAGCGACTGCACCGTGACCGTAACCGACGCAGTCAGCAACGCCAGCAATGTGCTCACGCTTGCCAGTTTCACCATCGATGCCAGTGCACCCAGCCTCGGTACCAACAGCAGCCTCACCGTAAACGAAGGTGACAGCGGCAGCACCCTGGGCAGCAGCCAGCTCAGTGCCAGCGATAACCTCAGCGATGCCGCCAACACCACTTACACTCTGGTGAGCGTGGTAAGCAACGGTACCCTGCGCAATAACGGCAGCGCTTTGAGCAACGGCAGCACCTTTACCCAAGCCGATATCGCCAACAACCTGGTCACCTACGATCACGACGGCGGTGAAACCAGCAGCGACAGCTTTACCTTTACGCTGAGCGATGCCCTGGGCAATGTGAACAACAACAGCAGCGCCAACTTCAGCTACAGCATTTCTGTAACCGCAGTGAACGATGCCCCCAGCACCACCGACGATACGGCCAGCACCAATGAAGACAACGCCGTAATGGTGGATGTGCTGGCCAACGACGCCGACAGCGACGACAGCATCAACGCCGCCAGCGTAACTGTGGTGACTGCGCCAACAGACGGTTCCACCAGTATCAATACCGGCACTGGAGTAATCACTTACACACCGGATGCCGACTTTAACGGCAGCGATAGCTTCACCTACACCGTGCAGGATGCCACCGGCGATACCTCTGCCGAGGCGAATGTCAGCATTACCGTGAATGCCGTGAACGATGCCCCGGTTGCCAGTAACGATATGGTAAACACCGACATCAATACCGCCGTAAGCATTGATGTGGCCGCCAACGACAGCGATGTCGATACCGGCGATAGCGTAGATACCACCACCCTGGCGATTATCAGCGGTGCCAGCAATGGCTCGGCGGTAGTGAACGCCGGGCAGATCGATTACACGCCCAACACCGATTACCTGGGCAGTGATTCCTTCACCTACACCATCGACGACAGCAACGGCGCGACCTCCAATGTGGCAACGGTCACCATCAGCGTGATTGACCCCAACACCGCACCCAGCGTTGCCAACGATACCGCCAGCACCGATGAAGACAACGCGGTGGTGGTGAATGTGTTGAGCAACGATAACGACCCGGATGGCAGTTTGGTGCCCAGCAGTGTGACCGTGGTGAGTAACGCCAGCAACGGTAGCACTAGCGTTAACGCCACTACCGGCGCGATTACCTACACGCCGGCCGCCGACTTTAACGGCAGCGACAGCTTCACCTACACCGTGGAAGACGACATTGGTGCGGTGTCCAGTGCGGCAACAGTCACGATTACGGTGAACAGTATCAACGATGCACCGGTCGCCAATAACGACATGGTCACCCTGCTGGAAGACGCCAGCCTGAGCATCAATGTGTTGGGTAACGACAGTGATGTGGACGGCACGCTCAACGCCGCGTCCCTCACCGTGGTGACCAATGCCACTTCTGGTGTGGCGGTACTGGATGGCAATAACATTCTGTACACCCCGCTGGACGACTTCGCGGGCAGCGACAGCTTCACCTACACCGTGGAAGACAACGATGGCCTGGTCTCCAACACCGCCACCGTGACCCTCACGGTCGACCCGGTGAACGACGCACCGCTGGCCAATGCCGACAGCTACACGATTGTTGCCAACGCCGCTTCGGTACTGGACATTACCAGTAACGACAGCGATATCGACGGCACCCTGGATGCCGCGAGCATTAGCTTTGTGGCCATGCCCAGTCAGGGAACGCTGAGTAACAACAACGATGGCACAGTCACTTACACCCCGGCGGCAGGCGTGAACCCGCTGGTGGGTGACAGCTTCAGCTACACCATCGATGATAACAGCGGCAGCACATCAGCAACGGCAACTGTCACCATCAACTTCGAACCCGCTTCGGTACCGGTACTGTCCGGCACGCCAGATACCGAAGTGATCGAAGGTGAGAGTTATAGCTTTACCCCCACAATCACCGGCGCAGATAGTTTGTATGTACTTACTTACAGCATCACCAACGCACCGGCCTGGGCCAGCTTTGATACCACCAGTGGTGAACTCAGTGGCGACCCATTGGCCGCTAATGTCGGCACCACCAGCGGTATTGTGATCAGCGTGACGGACGGTGTGAACACCGCCTCGCTTCCCGCCTTTGATCTCGAAGTGATTGCCGATATCGATAGCGATGGCGATACCATCAGCGATCACCAGGAAGATCTGGATGGTACCGATCCTAGCGATCCTTTGGATTATCTCGATCTCACCCCACCCGAAGTGATGCCGCCCGCCGATGTGCTGCTAGACGCCAATGCGCTGTTCACCCCGGTGACTCTGGCGCAGGTACTCTCGCTTCCAGCCGACGCAACAGAAACAGACATCACCCAGGCGATTAACGATCTGGTTAGCGATAACGTTGATGGCGTGGGCTGCTGCGATCTAACGCCATCTGGCCTGGTCAACGGCATGTTCCTGTTGCCCCCGGGCGACAACGTGATTAGCTGGCAAGCCGAAGACTTTATGAACAACACCACCAGTGTGAGCCAACACGTGTATGTGCGGCCGCTGGTAACCTTCAGCAAAAATCAGGTGGCTGTGGAAGGCACCAGTGTCAGCTTGCGAATACTGCTTAACGGCAAGGCACCCTTCTACCCCTTCGAAGTGCCCTATGTCATCGACAGCAGCAGCACGGCGACCGCCAGCGATCATAATTTGCAGGATGGCAGCGTGACCTTCGCCACAGGACAAACCAGCGCAACCATAACCTTTAACACCCTAAGTGACAGCACCGCCGAGAACGACGAAACACTCGTGCTGCGTCTCGACGACCACACGACCAATGCGCAAGACCTGCAGGATGGTTTCGACGCGGATATCTACGATATCAATGCCGGTGTTCCGGCGCGCTTTACACTCACCATTGTGGAGCGCAATGTCGCCCCGAAATTGCAATTGAGCATTCAGCAAAACGGCCAGAACACCATTCAGGTCACACCCAATGGTGGCGATGTTAGGGTAACGGCCAGCGTGACCGACCCCAACATCAACGACAGCTTTACCCTGGACTGGACCGGCACCGACAACGCGCTTACCGACACCAGCAGCGCCAGCGAAACCTACGTGTTCAGCCCAACGTCACTCAGTCCCGGCCGCTACAAAGTAAAAGCCAAAGCCACCGACAGCAGCAGCGCCACCAATTCCGCGGTATTGCACTTCCGGGTGGTGGCCGCCCTGCCGGAGCTGTCACCGCAAAACGACAGTGATAACGATGGCATAGATGACTCAACTGAAGGCACCGCCGACAACGACGACGATGGCATTCCGGATTATCTGGATAACATTGCCCTGCCCAATGTGCTGCCAGAACAGGCCAACGAGACCAACAGCTTCCTGGTGGAATGCGACCCCGGTGTACGCTGCCGCCTGGGAGAATTCTCCATCGGCTCACAGAACGGCGGCGCACATCTTAGTGACGACGAGCTGCCATTGCTCGAAGGTTTAAGCGACGATAAGGGCTACACTTCGCGCGGTATTTTCGACTTCGAACTGGCCGACCTGCCCGAAGCCGGGCAGACTACCTCGGTGGTGATCCCGCAACTCGTTGCCATTCCCGCCAACGCGGTTTATCGCAAGTTTGCCAACAACGAATGGCGCGACTTTGTCGAAGATGCCAATAACCTGCTCCACTCCGCTGCCGGTACCGAGGGCTTCTGCCCGCCACCCGGCGACGACGCCTGGCAGCCGGGTTTAACCGAGGGCCACTGGTGTGTGCAGCTCACCATTGAAGATGGTGGTCCCAACGATGCCGATGGCGAAGTAAACAACAGTGTCGCCGACCCCGGTGGCGTTGCCACCCGCAACGCCCGCACCCTAAAAACCGGCGGCGGTTCGTTTGGTATGGCACTCTTAGCCATGCTTGCGGCACTGATGCTCAGCCGGCGCTTTAAAAAAGGCGCAGGCGGCATGGCTGTGCTTGCCTGTGTGATGCTGCTCCCTGGCGAAAGCCGTGCCCAGCAGTACCCCTACTTTGTTGAACTCTCTGCCCACAGAAGCGCATCCACCCAAAGCGCCTCTCAATTTACAAGCGATATGGAAAAAAATAGCGTAACAGCCACGGTATTGGACTACGACAGTCAGAGCATGGGTTATCAACTCAATTTCGGCTACCAATACAACACCTATCTGGCCGCCATAGTTGGCTACCTGGATTTAGGCAAAGCAGCTGTGGAAATGGAATTTCTGGACGAAGACGATAACGTGGTTTCCAAAGCGCTGGAAGAATCCTACCCCCACCTGGGCAAAGGCCTGATCGCCAATGCCCGCTTCAGCTACCCCCTGGATGATTATTTTTCCCTGTATGCCGACCTGGGTGTAAATTTTTGGTACTCCAAAATTTTCGTGGTTAACAGCGACCTTGAAGGGGAAGTAACGGGAGTTGATCCTTGGGGAGGTGTGGGCGCGAAAATCCAGTACCAACATTTTAGCGTGCGGTTTTCATATCAGGTTTTTAAGCTGAAGAATGTCGGCGCTGATACTTTGGGTTTTGGCTTGGGGTATGCTTTTTAA
- a CDS encoding chlorophyllase-like protein, whose product MNNLLKLAHHLPAREPEPILSVSPVRLESSTRPHPLELRVTAPIEGSNLPVILFSHGDGPSLYLPSKDGYAHLVDFYASQGFVVIQPTHANSKIAGYSHDMPGAPLFWRTRVEEMKLILDRLDDVQASVPGLWGRIDPQCIAAVGHSMGGQTVAMLLGAGLTDIQRVEDTNVRTLEPRIKAGVLLAAPGKGGDSLSDFARSHFTELNPDYTKLEIQALAVVGDADINPFMTVRGADWYEDVFNEAPSVEHQLTLKGAQHSLGGISGLDAKETGDDEKPDTLATVQRMTAAYLRSALYPGDELWNDALLALREKASALASVKSKLEVRV is encoded by the coding sequence ATGAACAATCTGTTAAAGCTCGCTCACCATCTTCCTGCGAGGGAACCCGAACCGATACTGTCTGTAAGCCCGGTTCGCCTGGAATCATCCACACGACCCCATCCACTTGAACTTAGGGTAACTGCGCCGATAGAAGGCTCAAACCTCCCCGTGATTTTATTTTCTCACGGCGATGGCCCGTCGCTGTACCTGCCATCAAAAGATGGCTATGCCCACCTGGTTGATTTCTACGCGTCGCAAGGCTTTGTGGTTATTCAGCCCACTCACGCAAACTCGAAAATTGCTGGCTATTCGCACGATATGCCTGGTGCGCCGCTCTTCTGGCGTACACGCGTTGAAGAAATGAAGCTTATTCTGGATCGCCTGGACGACGTTCAAGCGTCAGTACCCGGATTATGGGGTCGGATCGATCCTCAGTGTATTGCGGCGGTTGGTCATTCCATGGGGGGTCAAACAGTGGCGATGTTGCTGGGCGCAGGGTTAACGGACATCCAACGTGTGGAAGACACCAATGTGCGTACCTTGGAGCCTCGCATCAAAGCTGGCGTATTGCTGGCAGCTCCCGGTAAGGGCGGGGATAGCTTGAGCGATTTCGCTCGAAGCCATTTCACTGAGCTAAACCCGGATTACACAAAGCTCGAAATACAAGCCTTGGCTGTTGTGGGCGACGCAGATATCAATCCCTTTATGACGGTTCGCGGCGCGGACTGGTATGAAGATGTGTTTAATGAAGCGCCGAGCGTTGAACATCAGCTCACCCTTAAGGGTGCCCAGCATAGTTTGGGTGGGATTTCAGGTTTGGATGCCAAAGAAACGGGTGATGATGAGAAACCAGACACCCTGGCAACCGTGCAGCGTATGACGGCTGCCTACCTGCGTTCTGCTCTCTACCCTGGCGATGAATTGTGGAATGACGCTCTGCTTGCACTGCGAGAAAAAGCATCTGCTCTTGCCTCTGTTAAGTCTAAGCTTGAAGTGCGTGTTTAA